Genomic segment of Thermovirga sp.:
TGACCGTCAGTGCCCTGGGCATGTCCGAGATCAACCAGTCAATTCCCTTCCTTCTCTTGGGGTTCTTCTCTTGGATCGCGAGAAGTTTGCCGCGGCCTATAGAAGTGATCGCTGTCTCGCTGCTGCTGAAAAAAGCTGAGAAGAGGAGGAGCACGACCAGGATCAGGATGCTTCTAATAATCTCTTCCTGCACCAGCAACTCAATCCTTTCTAATTATGCCCGGGATCCAACCGTTCTTCCGGGGGGGTGAGGCTACGCTTCACTTTTTCCAGGTATTGCTCCTGGAAATACCACATTTCAAGCCTACGCTCCTCTGTCTCGTGATCCCAGCCCAAAAGGTGCAGCAGGCCATGGATCAGGACCAGGGCGAGTTCCTTCGCCGGCGGGTGACCTGCCTCTGAAGCGTTCTCGAACACCCTGGGCAGGCAAATCATTATATCGCCCAGCAGGCACTCGGGCAGGAAAGTCGGGCAGTTAAACTCCCCGCCGGAGACATG
This window contains:
- the ybeY gene encoding rRNA maturation RNase YbeY, whose amino-acid sequence is MRIITEVTGEARGLMPGEILDRIPCALETAVEEIFRSLCPGWDPSGDLLLSVNFIDEDEMSELSSRFMGEDQPTDVLSFPIHVSGGEFNCPTFLPECLLGDIMICLPRVFENASEAGHPPAKELALVLIHGLLHLLGWDHETEERRLEMWYFQEQYLEKVKRSLTPPEERLDPGHN